From the genome of Virgibacillus proomii, one region includes:
- the ectA gene encoding diaminobutyrate acetyltransferase, giving the protein MGGESIQTTIWTTSTENKEKQELTFRMPTKDDGAAVWELIKQIGKLDLNSSYSYILWCDMFSKTSIIVESEEEIVGFISGFVHPDKRDTLFIWQVAVKASQRGKGLGTKMLMNLLNREHLEEVNYLEATVTPSNLPSQYLFLGLAKKLNTECVVGNYYSSIDFPRTGHEDEQLYKIGPIQKGNNK; this is encoded by the coding sequence TTGGGAGGTGAAAGCATCCAAACAACAATTTGGACGACGTCAACTGAAAATAAAGAGAAACAAGAACTAACTTTTCGCATGCCTACAAAAGATGACGGGGCTGCAGTTTGGGAGCTAATCAAGCAAATTGGTAAGCTCGATCTTAATTCTTCTTATAGCTATATCCTTTGGTGTGATATGTTTTCAAAAACATCCATCATTGTCGAGAGTGAAGAAGAAATAGTTGGCTTTATATCTGGGTTTGTCCATCCAGATAAACGGGATACGTTATTTATTTGGCAAGTTGCTGTAAAAGCTTCACAACGAGGAAAAGGATTAGGGACAAAGATGTTGATGAATTTGTTAAATCGTGAGCATCTAGAGGAAGTTAATTATCTTGAAGCTACGGTAACGCCTTCCAATTTACCTTCGCAATATTTGTTTTTAGGCTTGGCGAAAAAGCTAAATACAGAATGCGTTGTTGGAAACTATTATTCTTCTATTGATTTTCCAAGAACAGGACATGAGGATGAACA